From the genome of Mixophyes fleayi isolate aMixFle1 chromosome 2, aMixFle1.hap1, whole genome shotgun sequence, one region includes:
- the LOC142139777 gene encoding odorant receptor 131-2-like has product MVNDTSVYWNITQLSSKNEWFDEITRTVLVILTILCFIFYLYFITVLLNVFFSSPHMRENARYVLFAHMLINDTLYLALGILLLLSALYIIYFPMPLCCIILTLAASSFRVTPYNLAVMSLERYIAICFPLRHVEFCNAGRAKLAIVMIWVIGFTPSIADLTAITYSYKYTSLSFNVLCARSMLVISPLQNIVRSFIHILSFTMVALIILFTYIKVMLVARKFGSGGSSAFKAGRTVMLHAVQLMLCMISFISSLTETFSRDYITFMLVSNFLIFTCLPRFLSPVIYGIRDEAFSKYIRKLYSVKSLINIS; this is encoded by the coding sequence ATGGTAAACGACACATCTGTCTATTGGAATATCACCCAGTTATCCTCCAAAAATGAATGGTTTGATGAGATCACCCGAACAGTTCTTGTCATCTTGACAATTTTGTGTTTCATCTTCTATCTCTACTTCATCACAGTTCTCCTGAATGTCTTCTTTAGCTCTCCTCACATGCGAGAAAACGCTCGATATGTTCTCTTCGCTCACATGCTCATCAATGACACATTATATCTTGCCTTGGGAATTTTACTTTTACTATCAgccctatacattatatatttcccAATGCCTTTATGTTGCATCATTCTCACTCTGGCAGCCTCTTCATTTCGGGTTACTCCATACAACCTTGCCGTCATGTCTCTGGAACGTTACATAGCAATATGTTTTCCCTTGAGACACGTAGAGTTTTGCAATGCAGGGAGAGCTAAGTTAGCAATAGTCATGATTTGGGTCATTGGATTTACCCCAAGTATTGCAGATTTGACTGCTATTACCTACTCATATAAATATACATCTTTATCTTTTAATGTGTTGTGTGCCCGTTCAATGCTCGTGATAAGTCCACTTCAAAACATAGTTAGATCTTTCATCCATATTCTCAGTTTCACCATGGTGGCATTAATAATTCTATTTACTTACATTAAAGTAATGCTGGTTGCCAGGAAGTTTGGTTCAGGTGGATCTTCTGCTTTCAAAGCTGGAAGAACGGTGATGCTTCATGCAGTCCAGCTCATGTTATGCATGATATCTTTCATCTCCTCTCTAACAGAGACATTTTCCAGAGATTACATAACTTTCATGCTGGTATCCAACTTCCTCATATTCACCTGTTTGCCCAGGTTCCTCAGTCCTGTGATTTATGGGATAAGGGATGAAgcattttctaaatatataagAAAACTGTACTCTGTCAAATCTCTGATAAATATATCTTAA